Proteins encoded by one window of Haliotis asinina isolate JCU_RB_2024 chromosome 6, JCU_Hal_asi_v2, whole genome shotgun sequence:
- the LOC137286512 gene encoding chymotrypsin-like serine proteinase: protein MLRMRVRDGTEQSSPVSSFIKHPKYNADAAGYPNDIAVLRLQTSMDTSRPAVGTISLASGGKDYAGQTATISGWGLSAGGSTLNYLQKANMTVLTNSDCSSRWSGISGTSINDGHICIDASGRSACSADGGGPLVYNGTLVGIMSWNNF, encoded by the exons ATGCTCAGAATGCGCGTACGTGATGGAACTGAACAATCCTCTCCAGTCTCCTCCTTCATCAAG CACCCCAAGTACAACGCTGATGCTGCTGGCTATCCCAACGACATCGCAGTTCTGAGACTGCAAACCTCCATGGACACAAGCAGACCAGCTGTGGGAACTATCTCTCTGGCTTCGGGTGGCAAGGACTATGCCGGACAAACAGCCACGATCAGCGGATGGGGACTCTCTG CAGGTGGCAGCACCCTCAACTACCTCCAGAAGGCGAACATGACCGTACTGACCAACAGCGACTGTTCCAGCAGATGGTCTGGCATCAGTGGCACCTCTATCAACGATGGACATATCTGCATCGACGCCTCTGGCAGATCTGCTTGCAGT GCTGACGGCGGTGGCCCATTGGTATACAATGGTACACTGGTTGGAATCATGTCATGGAATAACTTCTGA
- the LOC137286270 gene encoding multidrug resistance-associated protein 1-like — MRKSQSHQGLKCPEEDASPLSRFFFSWVGRLIQKANEQPLAEQDVWDLNVRDKTRTVAPVFDNAWEGDFPRHFIRSDSIHNVRSTKSSLSPAETSVRHRNIVGMPNSEGDVNKGASAAINSSQSQTPLATQNQSEGHTPERRSSLLAAILKSFWLELLLAVALKLVKFVSLWISSPFLLGLLIDVTADPDTSVWEGVVLSVTMVTVMMIGTIIDEQSSYLRQRNSMHIESALKNAIFKKAINLHTSARKLYSMGHMTNLVSGDVGTIAGKFSNMIFIMFTPVHIVVIFLQLFALLGPAAGLGFIVVLILVPINMHISDKITELFAKNAKNKDEKMKLLNEVLTGMKVLKLNAWEPCFGSKLSACRDREMDVLTRMTYYRALHIFSWNTAPYLISVVIFMGYFFLNDDPAFTARTAFAVISALNFLRLAINQAPDIMNDINSIKLSIRRIETFLCERDFQSVSSGDTDLHDAAVEITNGTFTWDSNTTQTLSNINLSIPERGLVAVVGHVGAGKSSLVAAMLGEIQKVKGQVNIQGRVAYVSQQAWIQNDTLQNNILFGKPMDSQQYKTVVQACALQPDIDMLSARDLTEIGERGINLSGGQKQRVSLARAVYNDADIYLLDDPLSAVDSHVGKHIFEKVIKGILRNKVVVLVTHNLRYLPDVDNIIVMEDGTVAETGSFRDLLNSDGVFTGVLRSYMMDYEDNPASFEDFESEDINLDSDLKSKLRRLDSEESSENKQFRRQASKVSRQSSRHLSTSSEDKPETEGRYVKEEEISDPDPKERWSVLLKYISAYGEWNLLFLLLFYAMYYITWVGANLMLVRWTNDPSLQHINDSSSSDTVWRTNMIYLSIYSSLGVALSVFILLYSYMMSRGVVRASKELHTKMLSNILKSPMEFFDTTPVGRITNRFSHDMKVIDDEMPMCMEFWLDGVVNVTTSMLVVVYSTPQTVLVLIPVLYAYKSLHNYYSTAKSRLSRLSVKAKSPMESHFTESVMGSEIIRAFGDQQRFALKMQDTIDHYHKMRICGKVAYRWIGVQMIGIGNALCGASCLLRSFTKGSASAALMGLGTTFSLQLKGDMKWLMSLQSDLETNLISMERIAQYIHSPNEASWRKNSSKLPRNWPAKGKLEFHNYSLRYRQDTDLVLRNISFTVRGGEKVGVVGRTGAGKSSLMLSLFRLVEAAEGAILIDGVDIADIGLHDLREKLAIIPQDPVLFTGPLRMNLDPQDLYLDQDIWEALDHTHIRQFVESLPGLLQSDCGEGGNNFSVGQRQLFCMTRTLLKKSKILVLDEATAAVDMETDDLIQQTIRSEFKDCTVLTIAHRLNTVMDYDRILVLDNGLVCEFDTPSSLLQQTNGIFYNMVKAAGLT, encoded by the exons ATGAGAAAATCTCAATCTCATCAG GGGCTCAAATGCCCGGAGGAAGACGCATCTCCACTCTCTCGATTCTTCTTCTCATGGGTTGGAAG GTTGATACAAAAGGCCAACGAGCAGCCTCTGGCGGAACAAGACGTATGGGATCTGAACGTTAGGGACAAGACTCGaactgtggccccagtcttcgACAATGCATGGGAGGGGGATTTCCCCAGGCACTTCATCAG AAGTGACTCCATTCACAATGTCAGGTCAACGAAATCTTCCCTCTCCCCTGCGGAAACAAGCGTTCGACACAGAAATATCGTAGGGATGCCTAACAGCGAGGGGGATGTCAACAAAGGAGCATCCGCCGCCATTAATTCAAGTCAGTCTCAGACTCCTCTCGCCACACAGAACCAGAGTGAAGGACACACACCTGAGAGAAGATCTTCCCTACTTGCTGCCATCTTGAAGTCCTTCTGGTTAGAACTTCTACTGGCAGTTGCATTGAAACTGGTTAAGTTTGTCTCCTTATGGATATCAAGTCCGTTTTTACTTGG ACTCCTGATAGACGTCACTGCAGACCCGGACACCAGCGTCTGGGAGGGTGTGGTCCTGTCtgtcaccatggttacagtCATGATGATTGGGACAATCATTGACGAGCAGTCGTCTTATTTGAGACAGAGGAACAGCATGCATATAGAGTCAGCGCTCAAAAATGCAATTTTCAAAAAG GCAATAAATCTTCACACAAGTGCAAGGAAACTCTACTCCATGGGCCACATGACGAACTTAGTTTCAGGAGATGTTGGGACGATTGCTGGCAAATTCTCCAACATGATCTTCATCATGTTCACACCTGTTCACATTGTTGTCATCTTCCTACAACTGTTCGCTCTCCTTGGTCCTGCAGCAGGGCTTGGTTTCATCGTCGTCCTCATCCTGGTGCCcatcaacatgcacatatcagaCAAAATTACCGAACTTTTCGCAAAGAACGCCAAAAACAAAGATGAGAAAATGAAACTTCTGAACGAAGTGTTGACTGGGATGAAG GTGCTGAAGCTCAATGCCTGGGAGCCATGTTTCGGGTCCAAGTTGTCTGCCTGTAGGGACAGGGAGATGGATGTTCTGACGCGCATGACGTATTACAGAGCCCTGCACATCTTCAGCTGGAACACCGCGCCCTATCTG ATTTCTGTTGTGATATTTATGGGGTATTTCTTCCTGAACGATGACCCAGCCTTTACAGCAAGGACAGCCTTTGCTGTCATATCTGCGCTCAATTTTCTTCGTCTTGCCATTAACCAGGCCCCGGATATCATGAACGACATCAACAGT ATTAAACTTTCAATAAGAAGAATAGAAACATTCTTGTGTGAGAGGGATTTCCAGTCAGTCAGTAGTGGAGATACAGATTTACATG ATGCAGCAGTTGAAATTACAAATGGCACGTTTACCTGGGATTCCAATACAACACAAACCTTAAGCAA TATAAACCTGAGCATCCCTGAGAGGGGTTTGGTGGCTGTGGTAGGACATGTCGGGGCGGGGAAATCTTCACTGGTAGCAGCTATGCTAGGGGAGATCCAGAAGGTGAAAGGTCAGGTCAATATCCAG GGTCGTGTTGCCTATGTGTCCCAACAAGCCTGGATCCAGAACGACACCTTGCAGAACAACATCTTGTTCGGGAAACCTATGGACAGTCAACAGTATAAAACAGTGGTCCAGGCATGTGCCCTGCAGCCTGACATAGATATGCTGTCTGCTAGAGACCTTACAGAGATTGGGGAAAGG GGTATCAACTTGAGTGGGGGACAGAAGCAGAGAGTCTCACTAGCCAGAGCTGTTTACAACGATGCTGACATCTATCTGCTGGATGATCCACTCAGTGCTGTTGACAGTCATGTGGGGAAACATATCTTTGAGAAAGTGATCAAAGGAATCCTAAGGAATAAA GTCGTGGTGTTGGTAACCCACAATCTGCGTTACCTACCTGACGTTGACAACATCATTGTCATGGAGGACGGCACAGTGGCAGAGACGGGGTCGTTCCGCGACCTCCTCAACAGTGACGGTGTGTTTACAGGTGTGCTGCGATCCTACATGATGGATTATGAAGACAACCCAGCAAGTTTTGAAG ATTTTGAATCAGAGGATATTAATCTGGATTCTGACCTGAAATCAAAGTTGAGAAGACTGGACAG TGAAGAGtcatctgaaaacaaacagTTCAGACGTCAGGCTTCCAAAGTGTCCAGACAGAGCTCAAGGCATCTGTCAACTTCTTCCGAAGACAAACCAGAGACTGAAGGTCGTTATGTCAAAGAGGAAGAAATCTCGGATCCAGATCCCAAG GAAAGGTGGTCAGTGCTCCTCAAGTACATCTCAGCTTACGGCGAGTGGAACTTGCTGTTTCttcttttgttttatgccatgtACTACATCACATGGGTGGGGGCCAACCTGATGCTGGTCAGATGGACAAATGACCCAAGTCTCCAGCACATCAACGACAGTAGCAGCagtgacactgtgtggaggaCAAACATGATCTACCTTAGTATCTACAGCTCTCTGGGAGTTGCATTGT CTGTGTTCATTCTTCTATACTCCTACATGATGTCCCGTGGAGTCGTGCGTGCCTCCAAAGAACTTCACACTAAGATGCTGTCAAATATACTCAAGTCACCAATGGAATTCTTCGATACAACTCCAGTTGGAAGAATAACCAATCGTTTTTCTCACGACATGAAGGTCATAGACGATGAAATGCCTATGTGTATGGAATTCTGGCTTGACGGCGTTGTCAACGTTACGACGTCAATGCTCGTGGTGGTGTACAGTACGCCACAGACGGTGTTAGTGCTCATCCCTGTCCTGTATGCCTACAAGtcattacat AATTATTACAGCACTGCCAAAAGCCGACTCAGTAGATTGTCGGTGAAGGCAAAATCTCCCAtggagagccacttcactgagTCTGTAATGGGATCAGAGATCATCCGTGCCTTTGGTGATCAACAGAGGTTTGCTTTGAAGATGCAAGATACCATTGACCATTATCACAAAATGAGAATCTGTGGGAAAGTCGCTTACAG ATGGATTGGGGTCCAGATGATTGGCATTGGCAATGCACTGTGTGGGGCCTCCTGCCTCTTGAGGAGTTTCACGAAAGGATCAGCATCAGCAGCCCTGATGGGTCTTGGAACTACATTCTCATTACAA ttgaAAGGGGACATGAAATGGCTAATGAGTTTACAGAGTGACCTGGAAACCAATCTCATATCCATGGAAAGAATAGCACAGTACATTCACAGTCCGAATGAG GCTTCATGGAGGAAAAACTCCTCTAAGCTCCCTCGAAACTGGCCTGCAAAAGGCAAACTGGAGTTTCACAACTACAGTCTCCGATACCGTCAGGACACGGACCTGGTACTGAGGAACATCTCTTTTACTGTACGCGGAGGGGAGAAG GTCGGCGTTGTCGGCAGAACAGGTGCGGGTAAATCCTCCCTGATGCTCTCCCTTTTCCGCCTGGTGGAGGCAGCAGAGGGCGCTATCTTGATAGACGGAGTAGATATTGCTGACATCGGACTTCATGATCTCAGGGAGAAACTGGCTATCATACCACAG GACCCTGTGTTATTCACGGGTCCGTTGAGGATGAACCTTGATCCCCAAGACCTGTACTTAGATCAGGACATATGGGAAGCTTTGGACCACACCCATATTCGCCAATTTGTCGAGTCATTACCTGGCCTATTGCAGAGTGACTGTGGAGAGGGTGGAAACAATTTCAG TGTCGGACAACGCCAGCTGTTCTGTATGACCAGAACTCTCTTGAAGAAGTCCAAGATTCTTGTTCTGGACGAGGCTACAGCTGCCGTTGACATGGAAACCGATGACCTGATCCAGCAGACCATCAGGTCAGAGTTCAAGGACTGCACGGTGCTGACCATCGCCCACAGACTCAACACCGTCATGGACTACGACAG GATCCTGGTCCTTGACAACGGCCTTGTGTGTGAGTTTGACACACCCTCCTCTCTGCTGCAGCAGACCAATGGCATCTTTTACAACATGGTCAAAGCTGCTGGTCTGACCTGA